The Ancylothrix sp. D3o genome window below encodes:
- the hmpF gene encoding pilus motility taxis protein HmpF produces MLYLAEVKIQKGGVFGGSKAQLKLLACQRGEQSWTAVPGEEVIDADEAGKFENGMLVLVDLSANKQVQRQPQEAARQLVSILQNFSRLQDKFKTQEEEIEQWKQSLTYQSQELNRREMELQAQEEEIGQMQGEFERLEQTRQEIDSARDQANQLQAELEQKRQELENSWQQLNGERQRLNEQLQENSGRSLDEEQSRYIQELIEHLSGAIPPTTAVREQLNRGLEMLSLSQSVLDQHWQNLESFRGQAQQLQSEVDRHLSEFNDRERDCNSVRASLDQARMALKVQENTMRLKEDYAQALGLRLQTQEELHSTIYKFVDTSDKVSISPKVDVEALERMALDELQGLVQQLQQTLEKDIPFVNDQQDELRSSRETIDELQVKLGRVSDYERRSVEEELADEQDRYEMLNKTVEGQLRIIRERKEILAQHEGVLSRRLGRPMSSLSDSQLDFAPILNVVEAQRQQMAEELQGLEREIEQMRQSIQQAQGMIEHQAGDTSRQEAELRQLEEALVSRRTAAAQMWGKVGLYEEMLQPVQERLNEVRSSLEGAAGNLNHVQEMGDYQLQLIAQLRQFMQGLMGEVS; encoded by the coding sequence GTGCTGTATCTAGCGGAAGTAAAAATACAAAAAGGCGGTGTCTTTGGTGGGAGTAAGGCTCAACTGAAACTGCTGGCCTGCCAGCGGGGTGAGCAGAGTTGGACTGCTGTACCAGGGGAAGAGGTGATTGATGCTGATGAGGCCGGCAAGTTTGAAAATGGAATGTTGGTTCTGGTTGACTTGAGTGCTAACAAGCAAGTACAGCGTCAACCTCAAGAAGCGGCGCGCCAGTTGGTGAGTATTTTGCAAAATTTCTCGCGGCTTCAGGATAAGTTTAAAACTCAGGAAGAGGAAATTGAGCAGTGGAAGCAATCACTGACTTATCAAAGTCAGGAACTCAACCGGCGCGAGATGGAGTTGCAGGCGCAAGAAGAAGAAATTGGCCAAATGCAGGGGGAGTTTGAGCGTTTAGAGCAAACTCGTCAAGAAATTGATAGTGCGCGGGACCAAGCAAACCAGTTACAGGCGGAGTTGGAGCAAAAACGGCAAGAGTTAGAGAATTCTTGGCAGCAGTTGAATGGTGAACGCCAGCGCTTAAATGAGCAGTTACAGGAAAATTCGGGAAGAAGTTTAGATGAGGAGCAGTCGCGGTATATTCAAGAGTTGATTGAGCATTTGTCTGGGGCGATTCCTCCTACGACGGCGGTGCGTGAGCAGCTTAATCGCGGGTTGGAAATGTTGTCGCTTTCTCAGTCGGTTTTAGACCAACATTGGCAAAATCTTGAGTCTTTCCGGGGACAGGCTCAGCAGTTACAGTCGGAGGTTGACCGGCATCTTTCGGAATTTAACGACCGAGAACGAGATTGCAATTCTGTTCGCGCATCGTTGGATCAAGCGCGGATGGCGTTGAAGGTGCAGGAAAATACTATGCGTTTGAAGGAAGATTACGCTCAGGCGCTTGGGTTGCGTTTGCAAACTCAGGAGGAATTGCACAGTACAATTTACAAGTTTGTTGATACTTCTGATAAGGTGAGTATTAGCCCGAAGGTTGATGTGGAGGCGCTTGAGAGAATGGCGCTCGATGAGTTACAGGGTTTGGTGCAGCAACTTCAGCAGACTTTGGAAAAGGATATTCCGTTTGTGAATGACCAGCAGGATGAGTTGCGCTCTTCGCGTGAGACGATTGATGAGTTGCAGGTTAAGTTGGGCCGGGTTAGTGATTATGAGCGCCGGTCTGTTGAGGAGGAGTTGGCGGATGAGCAAGACCGTTATGAGATGTTGAATAAGACGGTTGAGGGGCAGTTGCGTATTATTCGGGAGCGTAAGGAAATTTTGGCACAACATGAGGGGGTTTTATCGCGCCGTTTGGGTAGGCCGATGAGTTCGCTTTCTGATAGCCAGTTGGATTTTGCGCCGATTTTGAATGTGGTTGAGGCTCAACGTCAGCAAATGGCTGAGGAGTTACAGGGACTTGAGCGGGAAATTGAACAGATGCGCCAAAGTATTCAGCAGGCTCAGGGAATGATTGAGCACCAGGCGGGGGATACTTCTCGCCAGGAAGCCGAGTTAAGGCAATTGGAGGAGGCTTTGGTTTCTCGTCGGACGGCGGCGGCTCAGATGTGGGGTAAGGTGGGTTTGTATGAGGAGATGTTGCAGCCGGTGCAAGAGCGTTTAAATGAGGTTCGTTCGTCTTTGGAAGGGGCAGCAGGTAATCTCAATCATGTTCAAGAAATGGGCGATTATCAATTACAATTAATTGCTCAATTGCGTCAATTTATGCAGGGTTTGATGGGGGAGGTGTCTTAA
- the tilS gene encoding tRNA lysidine(34) synthetase TilS yields the protein MSWTSLHAQIHRTLKTRQLLPRNSRILVAVSGGQDSLCLLQMLLDLQPKWNWDLAIAHCDHRWRIDSAANAEYVAELAKNLQVSFFLEVAQQIPKTEAAARSWRYQALGAICTKNNYNLIVTGHTCTDRAETLLYNLMRGSGAEGLQALSWKRSMPVLSDLENKIDLVRPLLEVSRVQTGQFCQENNIKVWEDSTNQDTNYTRNRIRLELLPLLETFNPQVEKHLCQTAELLRADVEYLEQQCGDFYEKAIVQKSDDVEFLSKIAINRRLLKTAHLAIQRRVIHRLLVEILPTAPNFEQVEKLTALITAPNRSRSDPFPGGSYAEVCGEWIEIRQI from the coding sequence ATGTCTTGGACATCCCTACACGCTCAAATTCACCGCACTTTAAAAACCCGGCAACTCCTCCCTAGAAATAGTCGAATTTTGGTCGCTGTTTCAGGGGGTCAAGATTCACTTTGTCTGCTGCAAATGTTGCTAGATTTACAACCAAAATGGAATTGGGATTTAGCTATTGCTCATTGCGATCACCGCTGGCGTATTGACTCGGCGGCTAATGCTGAATATGTGGCAGAGTTAGCAAAAAATTTGCAAGTTTCGTTTTTTTTGGAAGTTGCCCAACAAATACCTAAAACCGAAGCAGCAGCAAGATCCTGGCGTTATCAAGCTTTGGGCGCTATTTGTACAAAAAATAACTATAATTTGATAGTAACCGGCCACACCTGCACCGACCGCGCCGAAACTTTACTCTACAATTTAATGCGTGGTAGTGGTGCAGAAGGTTTGCAGGCTTTAAGTTGGAAAAGATCAATGCCGGTTTTATCTGACCTAGAAAACAAAATTGATTTAGTGCGTCCGTTGCTGGAAGTTTCCAGAGTGCAAACCGGCCAATTTTGCCAAGAAAATAATATCAAAGTTTGGGAAGATTCCACGAATCAAGATACAAATTATACCCGTAATCGCATTCGCTTAGAGTTATTGCCGCTTTTAGAAACCTTTAACCCGCAAGTAGAAAAACACCTCTGTCAAACCGCAGAATTGTTACGCGCTGATGTTGAATATCTCGAACAGCAGTGCGGTGATTTTTATGAAAAAGCCATAGTACAAAAATCAGATGATGTTGAATTTCTATCAAAAATTGCTATTAATCGCCGGTTATTAAAAACAGCACATCTTGCCATTCAAAGACGAGTTATACACCGGCTTTTAGTTGAAATACTCCCCACCGCCCCCAACTTCGAGCAAGTCGAAAAATTAACCGCGTTAATAACAGCACCTAATCGTTCTCGCAGCGATCCATTTCCGGGGGGAAGTTATGCCGAAGTATGTGGAGAATGGATAGAAATCCGCCAAATTTAA
- the ccsB gene encoding c-type cytochrome biogenesis protein CcsB → MDLVALQNGLDNISFAVLFITMLVYWGGAAFPQIPYLNALGTAGMAVANLCIAALLGARWIEAGYFPLSNLYESLFFLTWGITTVHLIAENMSRSRLVGVATAPVAMAITAFAALTLPSEMQGSAPLVPALKSNWLMMHVSVMMLSYSALMVGSLLAIAFLVVTRGQNIELHGSSVGTGGFRTPAYKLQKAGEDIAPQVAAFEGNNNTGNTAVLERLTVEPATAAVLSPQRLNLAETLDNISYRVIGLGFPLLTIGIIAGAVWANEAWGSYWSWDPKETWALITWLVFAAYLHARITKGWQGRKPALLAGAGFVVVWICYLGVNILGKGLHSYGWFF, encoded by the coding sequence ATGGATTTAGTCGCACTTCAAAACGGGTTAGATAATATCTCGTTTGCCGTTTTATTTATCACAATGCTGGTTTACTGGGGAGGCGCAGCATTTCCCCAAATTCCCTATCTTAATGCCCTTGGTACCGCCGGCATGGCTGTCGCCAATCTTTGTATCGCCGCTTTGCTTGGTGCCCGCTGGATAGAGGCTGGTTATTTTCCCCTCAGCAACCTTTACGAATCTTTGTTTTTCCTGACTTGGGGGATCACCACTGTTCACCTGATCGCTGAAAATATGAGCCGGTCGCGGTTGGTTGGTGTTGCGACAGCGCCGGTGGCAATGGCGATCACGGCTTTTGCTGCTTTAACTCTGCCTTCAGAAATGCAAGGTTCCGCGCCTCTGGTACCGGCCCTCAAGTCTAACTGGCTGATGATGCACGTCAGCGTTATGATGCTCAGTTATTCTGCCCTGATGGTGGGTTCTCTGTTGGCTATTGCTTTTCTTGTTGTCACCAGAGGTCAAAATATCGAATTGCATGGATCTTCGGTAGGAACCGGCGGTTTTCGCACTCCGGCTTATAAGTTGCAAAAAGCCGGTGAAGACATTGCCCCTCAAGTTGCCGCCTTTGAGGGAAATAACAATACCGGCAACACCGCAGTTTTAGAACGTCTCACCGTTGAACCGGCCACCGCTGCGGTACTTTCTCCTCAACGCCTGAACCTTGCAGAAACGCTGGATAATATCAGTTATCGCGTGATTGGTTTAGGGTTTCCTTTGCTAACAATTGGTATTATTGCCGGTGCTGTTTGGGCAAATGAAGCATGGGGTTCTTATTGGAGTTGGGACCCGAAGGAAACCTGGGCTTTAATTACTTGGTTGGTATTTGCGGCTTATTTACACGCTCGCATTACCAAAGGTTGGCAAGGACGCAAGCCGGCGTTGTTAGCGGGGGCCGGTTTTGTTGTGGTTTGGATTTGTTATTTGGGTGTCAATATTTTGGGTAAAGGTTTACACTCTTACGGTTGGTTTTTCTAA
- a CDS encoding PD-(D/E)XK nuclease family protein has translation MRLSQGQLNLLETCPRKFQHTYLDLLGSPASPEQQEKLAWGSRFHLLMQQRELGLPVDSFLQEDAELRHCLEALIPAAPEIFDNQEEGEIFRSAEHQRTLNFGEYLLVVRYDLLMADEKTAKIIDWKTYPVPQNKSRLEKDWQTRLYMYVLAETSDYAAKQISMTYWFVKANLDKPDTPGFVKFAYNQTKHKKTGEDLTVLLNNLTCWLKCYQEMRVDFPQINLGSKACDICQFGVRCERNIENLEEERPVGILFDLANIKEVKL, from the coding sequence ATGCGATTATCTCAAGGGCAGCTAAATTTACTAGAAACTTGTCCCCGAAAATTTCAACATACTTATCTGGATTTATTGGGGTCGCCGGCCTCTCCCGAACAACAAGAAAAGCTGGCTTGGGGGAGCCGATTTCACTTATTGATGCAGCAGCGAGAATTAGGACTGCCGGTGGATTCTTTTCTGCAAGAAGACGCGGAATTACGGCACTGTTTAGAGGCTTTAATTCCGGCGGCACCTGAGATTTTTGATAATCAGGAGGAAGGAGAAATTTTTCGCAGTGCAGAACACCAACGGACGTTAAATTTCGGGGAGTATTTGCTGGTGGTGCGGTATGATTTGTTGATGGCAGATGAAAAAACAGCGAAAATTATTGATTGGAAAACCTACCCAGTACCCCAAAATAAAAGCCGGTTAGAGAAAGATTGGCAAACGCGGCTTTATATGTATGTTTTGGCAGAAACAAGTGACTACGCAGCAAAACAAATTTCGATGACTTATTGGTTTGTTAAGGCGAATTTGGATAAACCAGATACACCGGGTTTTGTGAAGTTTGCTTACAATCAAACCAAACATAAAAAAACAGGCGAAGATTTAACGGTTTTGTTGAATAATTTAACCTGCTGGCTGAAATGCTATCAAGAAATGAGGGTAGATTTTCCGCAAATTAATTTAGGATCAAAAGCGTGTGATATTTGTCAATTTGGTGTTAGGTGTGAACGAAATATTGAAAACCTGGAAGAAGAAAGGCCGGTAGGTATATTGTTTGATTTGGCTAATATTAAAGAGGTGAAACTATAA
- a CDS encoding PAP/fibrillin family protein: protein MLGKAELLGIIAGKNRGLLATPTDKTAILSAVAKLEDRNPTPRPLEAADLLNGDWRLLYTTSRGLLGIDQFPVFKLGQIYQSIRVNESKVYNIAEVYGVPFLEGIISVVAGFEQVNDRRVQVKFNRSIVGLQRLIGYQSPSNYIAEIEENKKFVALDFKLEPREQQGWLDITYLDADLRIGRGNEGSVFVLTKV, encoded by the coding sequence ATGCTTGGCAAAGCTGAATTGTTAGGAATCATTGCTGGCAAAAATCGCGGTTTACTGGCAACACCAACCGATAAAACTGCTATTTTATCAGCGGTTGCCAAATTAGAAGACCGCAACCCTACGCCTCGTCCTCTGGAAGCCGCAGATTTACTTAATGGCGATTGGCGCTTACTTTATACAACCAGTCGCGGACTTTTAGGAATTGATCAATTTCCTGTTTTCAAACTAGGCCAAATTTATCAATCTATTCGGGTTAATGAATCGAAAGTTTATAATATTGCTGAAGTTTATGGCGTACCTTTTTTAGAAGGTATTATCAGTGTGGTTGCCGGTTTTGAACAAGTCAATGATCGTCGGGTTCAGGTGAAATTTAATCGTTCTATTGTTGGGTTACAGCGGTTGATTGGCTATCAATCCCCTAGCAATTATATTGCCGAAATCGAAGAAAATAAAAAGTTTGTTGCCCTTGATTTTAAACTCGAACCCCGCGAACAGCAAGGCTGGCTAGATATTACTTATTTAGATGCCGATCTGCGAATTGGTAGAGGCAATGAAGGCAGTGTTTTTGTCTTGACAAAAGTGTGA
- a CDS encoding DUF3134 domain-containing protein, which yields MYNPSLREEPRYKMADVIPVRQESSLIVWLENTGRMIARDALDQDYLEEEAAEFSELMSAEEGTFDIEEDDDDDEIALGDIV from the coding sequence ATGTATAACCCGTCACTGCGTGAAGAACCTCGCTATAAAATGGCAGACGTTATTCCCGTAAGACAAGAATCTTCTTTGATCGTCTGGCTGGAAAATACCGGACGCATGATTGCCCGCGATGCTTTAGATCAAGACTATCTCGAAGAAGAAGCAGCCGAATTTTCTGAGTTGATGTCAGCAGAGGAAGGCACTTTTGATATCGAAGAAGATGACGATGATGATGAGATCGCACTGGGTGATATCGTCTAA